A region of uncultured Anaeromusa sp. DNA encodes the following proteins:
- a CDS encoding formate--tetrahydrofolate ligase, producing the protein MKSDVEIAQEAVMNPIAEVAQHLGIPEEGLELYGRYKAKLSREAWEAVKNRPDGKLVLVTAINPTPAGEGKTTTTVGLGDALRRLGHKVAIALREPSLGPCFGIKGGAAGGGYAQVVPMEDINLHFTGDFHAITSAHNLLAAVLDNHIHQGNELNIDPRRITWRRVLDLNDRALRSVICGLGGKVHGVPRESGFDITVASEMMAILCLASDLEDMKARIGRIIVGYTYDNKPVTAAQLNVTGALTLLFKDAIKPNMVQTLEHTPAFVHGGPFANIAHGCNSVMATKYALKLADVVVTEAGFGADLGAEKFLDIKCRFAGLRPRATVIVATVRALKMHGGVAKEELGQENLAALEAGMANLTKHIENMKKYGLPTVVAINAFPTDTPAELARVEECCKKLGAEVALSEVWAKGGAGGEELAKKVLAACEQPSDFKLLYDVAQPIKEKIAAIAKEIYGAADVNYTAAADKAIAELNALGYDKTPICMAKTQYSLSDDMRKLGRPEGFTITVREVRVAAGAGFLVALTGDIMTMPGLPKRPAAERMDIDVQGRISGLF; encoded by the coding sequence ATGAAGAGTGATGTGGAAATTGCCCAAGAGGCAGTCATGAATCCTATTGCAGAAGTGGCGCAGCATCTAGGAATTCCAGAGGAAGGCTTGGAGCTGTACGGTCGTTATAAAGCGAAATTGTCCAGAGAAGCCTGGGAGGCGGTGAAGAATCGTCCTGATGGCAAACTGGTTTTGGTGACAGCTATCAATCCGACTCCGGCTGGAGAAGGAAAAACTACGACAACTGTCGGCTTAGGAGATGCACTGCGGCGCCTGGGGCATAAGGTGGCCATTGCGTTGCGTGAGCCTTCGTTGGGGCCGTGTTTTGGGATCAAAGGCGGTGCAGCGGGCGGCGGTTACGCCCAGGTTGTGCCGATGGAAGATATAAACCTGCATTTTACAGGCGATTTTCACGCCATTACTTCGGCGCATAACTTGCTGGCGGCTGTCCTCGACAACCATATTCATCAGGGCAATGAGCTGAATATTGATCCTCGTCGCATTACTTGGCGGCGTGTATTGGATCTAAATGACAGGGCGTTGCGCAGCGTTATTTGCGGTCTGGGGGGCAAGGTGCACGGCGTGCCGCGCGAAAGCGGCTTTGACATTACCGTGGCTTCGGAGATGATGGCTATTTTATGTTTAGCCAGCGATCTTGAGGACATGAAGGCGCGCATTGGCCGGATTATTGTCGGCTATACGTACGATAATAAGCCAGTGACAGCGGCGCAGCTCAATGTAACCGGTGCATTGACCTTGTTATTCAAAGATGCCATTAAACCCAACATGGTCCAAACACTGGAACATACGCCAGCCTTTGTACATGGCGGACCTTTTGCCAATATCGCCCATGGCTGTAATAGCGTGATGGCGACGAAATATGCGCTGAAGCTGGCGGATGTAGTGGTAACCGAAGCTGGCTTTGGCGCTGACTTGGGCGCTGAAAAGTTTTTGGATATCAAGTGCCGTTTTGCCGGCCTGCGGCCGCGGGCTACAGTCATTGTCGCGACCGTGCGAGCGCTTAAAATGCATGGCGGCGTGGCCAAAGAGGAGCTGGGCCAAGAAAACCTGGCGGCGCTGGAAGCCGGTATGGCCAACTTGACTAAGCATATTGAAAACATGAAAAAATACGGCTTACCGACAGTGGTAGCCATTAATGCGTTCCCGACGGATACACCGGCGGAATTGGCCCGAGTGGAAGAGTGCTGCAAGAAGCTGGGCGCCGAAGTGGCCTTGTCTGAGGTTTGGGCCAAAGGCGGCGCAGGCGGCGAAGAACTGGCTAAGAAAGTGCTGGCAGCTTGCGAACAGCCTAGCGACTTCAAGCTGCTCTATGATGTAGCGCAGCCAATCAAGGAGAAAATTGCCGCCATTGCCAAGGAAATCTACGGCGCGGCGGATGTGAACTATACAGCGGCTGCGGATAAGGCCATTGCCGAGCTGAATGCGTTGGGCTATGACAAGACGCCTATTTGCATGGCGAAGACGCAGTACTCCTTGTCTGATGACATGCGCAAGCTGGGAAGGCCGGAAGGCTTTACCATCACTGTCCGTGAAGTGCGTGTGGCGGCAGGGGCCGGCTTCTTGGTGGCGCTTACTGGCGACATCATGACTATGCCGGGGCTGCCTAAACGTCCGGCGGCGGAACGCATGGATATCGATGTGCAAGGCCGCATCAGCGGATTGTTCTAA
- a CDS encoding sulfide/dihydroorotate dehydrogenase-like FAD/NAD-binding protein, protein MYQIVRKESLSADVKLFEVAAPRIAKKAQPGQFVIVRVDEEGERIPLTIADFNREAGTIVLIFQEVGASTRLMGQLDQGQSLHDLVGPLGQKTHIEKLGTVICVGGGIGVAPVYPIARGMKEAGNEVISIIGARNKDLLIYEKEMAAVSDELVVTTDDGSYGEAGRVTGPLQRLLESGKKIDLVMAIGPVIMMKSVAETTRPFGVPTVVSLNPVMVDGTGMCGGCRVSLGDEVKFACVDGPEFDAHKVDFDALMSRQRMYKSQEARHTEHSCGGHGHHEGGQCQCHSH, encoded by the coding sequence ATGTACCAGATTGTACGTAAAGAAAGTTTGTCGGCTGACGTCAAGCTTTTTGAAGTCGCGGCGCCGCGCATTGCCAAAAAAGCGCAGCCGGGCCAATTTGTTATTGTCCGCGTGGATGAAGAGGGGGAGCGCATTCCTCTGACGATTGCCGATTTTAACCGCGAAGCCGGCACGATTGTGCTGATTTTTCAGGAAGTGGGCGCCAGCACCCGTCTGATGGGACAACTGGACCAGGGCCAAAGCCTGCATGATTTAGTGGGACCCTTGGGACAGAAAACGCATATCGAAAAGCTAGGCACTGTTATTTGCGTAGGCGGCGGCATCGGCGTAGCACCTGTTTATCCGATTGCCAGGGGCATGAAGGAAGCTGGCAATGAGGTGATTTCCATCATCGGCGCCCGCAACAAGGACCTCTTGATTTATGAAAAAGAAATGGCCGCTGTCAGCGATGAGCTAGTGGTTACTACCGATGACGGCTCTTATGGCGAAGCCGGCCGCGTAACAGGCCCCTTGCAGCGCCTTTTGGAGTCGGGCAAGAAAATTGATTTGGTCATGGCTATTGGACCGGTCATTATGATGAAAAGCGTAGCCGAGACGACGCGGCCTTTTGGCGTGCCGACGGTTGTCAGCCTGAACCCGGTCATGGTCGACGGCACCGGCATGTGCGGCGGTTGCCGTGTTTCCCTAGGGGACGAAGTTAAATTTGCCTGTGTAGACGGACCGGAATTTGACGCCCATAAGGTTGATTTTGACGCGCTGATGTCAAGACAACGCATGTATAAGAGCCAGGAAGCTCGCCATACAGAACATAGCTGCGGCGGTCATGGCCATCATGAAGGAGGGCAATGCCAATGTCACTCTCACTGA
- the gltA gene encoding NADPH-dependent glutamate synthase yields the protein MSLSLKKTPMPEQDAIERGRNFKEVTLGYSDEQALTEAARCLQCKTAPCRQGCPVGVDIPGFIGKLKTGDVTGAREVLKDYNGLPAVCGRVCPQEEQCEKYCVLAKKGEAVGIGRLERYTADTARNQATSQEEAVPAGADAQKVAVIGSGPAGLTAAGEMAKRGYKVTVFEALHRPGGVLVYGIPEFRLPKEEVVQAEIDALRKLGVDIEVNVVIGQTYTIDELMEEEGFEAVFIATGAGLPHFMGIPGEQYNGVYSANEFLTRCNLMKAYRFPECATPIHVGRRVAVVGGGNVAMDAARTALRLGAEKVYIVYRRSEAELPARLEEVHHAKEEGIDFQLLNNPVEILGDDGWVRQLRCIRMTLGEPDASGRRRPEAVPGSEFELDVDTVIMAIGQGPNPLVQQTTKGLEVNRRGNIVADAETGATSRDGVFAGGDVVTGAATVILAMGAGKKAAAAMDEYLQNKRK from the coding sequence ATGTCACTCTCACTGAAAAAAACGCCTATGCCGGAACAAGATGCCATAGAGCGTGGCCGCAACTTCAAAGAAGTGACGTTGGGGTATTCTGACGAACAGGCCTTAACCGAAGCGGCTCGCTGCTTGCAGTGCAAAACTGCTCCTTGTCGTCAAGGCTGTCCGGTGGGTGTCGACATTCCCGGCTTTATCGGCAAGCTGAAAACTGGCGATGTTACAGGAGCTAGGGAAGTACTGAAAGACTACAATGGTTTACCTGCTGTTTGCGGTCGCGTCTGTCCACAGGAAGAACAGTGCGAAAAGTATTGCGTCCTGGCGAAAAAAGGCGAGGCTGTCGGTATTGGACGTTTGGAGCGCTATACTGCCGATACAGCGCGCAACCAGGCTACGTCGCAAGAAGAGGCGGTTCCGGCTGGGGCTGACGCTCAGAAAGTGGCTGTAATCGGCTCGGGACCGGCGGGCTTGACTGCTGCTGGCGAAATGGCCAAGCGTGGTTACAAGGTGACGGTATTTGAAGCCTTGCACCGCCCGGGGGGCGTTTTAGTGTATGGCATTCCTGAGTTTCGTCTGCCTAAAGAAGAAGTGGTCCAGGCGGAGATTGACGCTTTGCGAAAACTGGGCGTGGATATTGAAGTTAACGTCGTTATCGGCCAGACCTACACCATTGACGAGCTGATGGAAGAAGAAGGCTTTGAGGCCGTGTTCATCGCTACCGGCGCAGGACTGCCTCATTTTATGGGCATTCCCGGCGAACAGTACAATGGCGTCTATTCGGCTAACGAGTTTTTGACCCGCTGCAACTTAATGAAAGCCTACCGTTTCCCGGAATGCGCCACGCCTATTCACGTAGGTCGTCGCGTCGCCGTTGTCGGTGGCGGTAATGTGGCCATGGACGCCGCCCGTACGGCCCTGCGTTTGGGAGCAGAGAAGGTCTATATCGTGTATCGTCGCTCCGAAGCGGAACTGCCGGCACGCTTAGAGGAAGTGCATCATGCCAAAGAAGAAGGCATTGATTTTCAGCTTCTTAACAATCCGGTGGAGATTCTGGGAGATGACGGATGGGTGCGGCAACTGCGCTGCATCCGCATGACCTTGGGCGAACCGGACGCATCAGGACGCAGACGTCCCGAAGCGGTACCAGGTTCGGAGTTTGAGCTGGATGTGGATACGGTGATCATGGCCATCGGCCAGGGCCCGAATCCGCTGGTGCAGCAGACGACCAAAGGACTTGAGGTCAACCGCCGCGGCAACATTGTAGCTGACGCAGAAACTGGCGCTACCAGTCGCGATGGCGTTTTCGCTGGCGGTGACGTTGTCACTGGTGCAGCAACAGTCATTTTGGCCATGGGGGCTGGCAAAAAAGCCGCCGCCGCTATGGATGAATACCTGCAAAACAAGCGGAAGTAA
- the ilvD gene encoding dihydroxy-acid dehydratase: MRSDIVKKGSTRAAHRTLFYAMGYGPEELKKPLIGIVNSFNEIIPGHMHLREIAEAAKQGVLAAGGTPMEFPAIGICDGIAMGHDGMKFPLASRELIADSIESVATAHGFDGLVLIPNCDKIVPGMLMAAARLNIPSVVVSGGPMLAGRHQGKDISVSNLFEAAGRFEAGKISAEELEELEAAGCPGCGSCAGLFTANSMNCLTEVLGMGLPGNGTIPAVYNGQRRLLAKKAGKIILDLVANDIKPRDILTPAAFHNAIAVDMGIGGSSNTVLHLLAIAHEADVALAPETFDQISAKTPYIAKLSPAGSHHLQDLNEAGGINAVIKELAKKNVIDLTVRTVDGTMGDRVAQAAILRPDVIRTVEDPYMNKGGIAILKGNLAPDTAVVKESAVAPDMLNFTGPAKCFDSEEDAIDAIIAKKVQNGDIVVIRYEGPKGGPGMREMLNPTAVIAGMGLKVALLTDGRFSGATRGACIGHISPEAREGGPLAFVQNGDTIEIDIPGRKLNVAISDEEMAKRKAAWQPPAPKVDKGYLVRYARMVTSANSGAVLK; this comes from the coding sequence TTGCGCAGTGATATTGTAAAAAAAGGTTCTACCCGCGCCGCCCATCGTACCCTCTTTTATGCTATGGGCTATGGTCCTGAGGAGCTGAAAAAGCCTCTCATCGGTATTGTCAATTCCTTTAATGAAATCATTCCTGGTCACATGCATTTGCGTGAAATTGCCGAAGCCGCCAAGCAGGGGGTTTTGGCCGCCGGCGGCACTCCCATGGAATTTCCCGCCATCGGCATCTGCGACGGCATCGCTATGGGCCATGACGGCATGAAATTTCCCTTAGCCAGCCGCGAGCTCATTGCCGACTCCATCGAATCCGTAGCAACCGCTCATGGTTTTGACGGGTTGGTACTCATCCCTAACTGTGACAAAATTGTTCCAGGCATGCTCATGGCTGCCGCCCGCTTGAACATTCCTTCGGTCGTCGTCAGCGGCGGTCCTATGCTGGCTGGCCGCCATCAAGGCAAGGACATCAGCGTCAGCAATCTCTTTGAGGCTGCTGGCCGTTTTGAAGCCGGCAAAATTTCCGCTGAAGAGCTCGAAGAGCTCGAAGCAGCAGGCTGTCCCGGCTGCGGTTCCTGCGCAGGCCTCTTCACGGCCAACAGCATGAACTGTCTAACCGAAGTTCTTGGCATGGGCCTCCCTGGCAACGGTACCATTCCGGCCGTTTATAACGGCCAACGACGCCTTTTGGCTAAAAAAGCCGGTAAAATCATCCTAGACTTAGTGGCCAACGATATTAAACCGCGCGATATCTTAACGCCCGCCGCCTTCCACAACGCTATCGCCGTGGACATGGGCATCGGCGGTTCTTCCAACACCGTACTTCATTTACTGGCTATCGCCCACGAAGCGGATGTTGCTTTGGCACCGGAAACCTTCGACCAAATCAGCGCCAAAACACCGTATATCGCCAAGCTTAGCCCTGCTGGCAGCCATCATCTGCAGGATCTGAATGAAGCTGGCGGCATCAACGCCGTCATCAAAGAGCTGGCCAAAAAGAATGTCATCGATTTGACCGTCCGCACCGTCGACGGCACCATGGGCGACCGTGTAGCGCAAGCCGCTATTTTACGCCCTGATGTCATTCGCACCGTAGAAGATCCGTACATGAATAAAGGCGGCATCGCCATTCTCAAAGGCAATCTAGCACCCGATACCGCAGTAGTTAAAGAAAGCGCCGTAGCACCAGATATGCTGAACTTCACAGGCCCTGCTAAATGCTTTGACTCCGAAGAAGACGCGATTGACGCCATAATTGCCAAAAAAGTGCAGAATGGTGATATCGTCGTTATCCGTTATGAAGGCCCCAAAGGCGGTCCCGGCATGCGGGAAATGCTCAATCCTACCGCGGTTATCGCCGGCATGGGTCTCAAAGTAGCTCTTTTGACGGACGGCCGTTTCAGCGGTGCTACCCGAGGCGCCTGCATCGGTCATATTTCTCCGGAAGCTCGCGAAGGAGGCCCCTTGGCTTTCGTCCAGAACGGCGACACCATCGAAATTGACATTCCTGGCCGTAAACTCAATGTAGCGATCAGCGATGAAGAGATGGCCAAACGCAAAGCCGCTTGGCAGCCTCCGGCTCCTAAAGTGGACAAAGGCTACCTGGTCCGCTACGCCCGCATGGTCACTTCGGCCAACAGCGGCGCAGTGCTGAAGTAG
- a CDS encoding valine--tRNA ligase, with amino-acid sequence MTEKNLPSVYDPKGVEEKWYAAWEKEGCFHAETNEQKDAFSIVIPPPNVTGQLHMGHALDNTLQDILIRWHRMRGDDTLWMPGTDHAGIATQIKVEEMLKKEEGKSRYDLGRDAFIERVWKWKKQYGDRITRQLRSLGASCDWERERFTMDEGCSQAVREVFVSLYEKGLIYQGHRITNWCVRCHTALSDIEVEHEEKEGHLYHLRYEVEGEAGRYVIIATTRPETMLGDTAVAVHPDDARYQDLIGKTLILPLVDRRIPLLADDYVDPSFGTGAVKITPAHDPNDFEMGQRHNLEQVVVIGPEGNMTDEAGQYAGQDRYECRKALLADLEKMGVLVKVENHPHAVGHCQRCGTVVEPLVSKQWFVKMEPLAKPAMEVVRKGQVQFVPERFSRTYLNWLENIRDWCISRQIWWGHRIPAWYCESCGKTIVSREDLTVCPHCGGAVEQDQDVLDTWFSSALWPFSTMGWPENTAELRQFYPTSVLVTGYDIIFFWVARMIMMGLEFKQEIPFHHVFIHGLVRDSQGRKMSKSLGNGIDPLEVVEKYGADTLRFMLITGNTPGNDMRFYWERVEASRNFANKIWNASRFVLMNLEGFSGQAPQAEQLTLADRWILSRYDNVAKAVTDNLGRFELGEAARLVYEFLWGEYCDWYIEMAKPRLYNKEESEKRAVAQYVLWEVLEGTMRLLHPFMPFITEEIWQHLPHEGSSIMKASWPSSQAERSDAAAEAQMNLIMEAVKGIRNMRAEMNVPPGRRSEVILQAGSEDVRSVLQQNEGYFRQLAAAEPVTLPAVGAEKPENAMATVVAGLEVYLPLKGLIDVEKETARLSKEREALTKELARISGKLGNEGFMAKAPAAVVEKERAKAQECEEKLGAIRERMDYLATL; translated from the coding sequence ATGACAGAGAAAAACTTACCAAGTGTGTACGATCCCAAAGGCGTTGAGGAAAAATGGTATGCAGCCTGGGAAAAAGAAGGCTGTTTTCACGCAGAAACCAATGAGCAAAAAGATGCTTTTAGTATTGTAATTCCGCCGCCGAATGTGACAGGACAGCTGCATATGGGCCATGCTCTAGATAATACGCTGCAGGATATTTTGATTCGCTGGCACCGGATGCGCGGTGATGATACCTTATGGATGCCCGGCACCGACCATGCTGGCATTGCTACGCAGATTAAAGTGGAAGAGATGTTGAAAAAGGAAGAAGGTAAAAGCCGTTACGATTTAGGACGTGACGCTTTTATTGAGCGTGTTTGGAAATGGAAAAAGCAGTATGGCGACCGCATTACCAGGCAATTGCGCAGCTTGGGTGCTTCTTGCGATTGGGAACGGGAACGCTTTACGATGGATGAAGGCTGTTCTCAGGCCGTACGGGAGGTCTTTGTTTCTTTATATGAAAAAGGGCTGATTTATCAAGGCCACCGGATTACCAATTGGTGTGTGCGCTGTCATACGGCGTTGAGCGATATTGAAGTAGAACATGAAGAAAAAGAAGGCCATCTCTACCATCTGCGTTATGAAGTGGAAGGCGAAGCTGGTCGCTATGTGATCATCGCTACGACGCGACCGGAAACGATGCTGGGTGATACGGCGGTAGCCGTGCATCCCGATGATGCACGCTACCAAGATTTAATTGGTAAGACGCTGATTTTGCCGCTAGTAGACCGTCGTATTCCGCTGTTGGCAGACGACTATGTCGATCCTTCCTTTGGTACTGGGGCTGTAAAAATTACGCCGGCTCATGATCCTAATGACTTTGAGATGGGACAGCGTCACAATCTGGAGCAGGTTGTGGTTATTGGACCAGAAGGAAACATGACGGACGAGGCCGGCCAATACGCCGGGCAGGATCGCTACGAGTGTCGTAAAGCGCTTTTGGCGGATCTGGAGAAAATGGGCGTTTTGGTCAAAGTGGAAAACCATCCCCATGCGGTAGGGCATTGCCAGCGCTGCGGCACCGTTGTAGAGCCATTGGTGTCAAAACAGTGGTTTGTTAAAATGGAACCCTTGGCGAAACCGGCCATGGAAGTAGTGCGGAAGGGACAGGTGCAGTTTGTGCCAGAGCGGTTCAGCCGTACGTATCTGAACTGGCTGGAAAATATCCGCGACTGGTGTATATCTAGGCAGATTTGGTGGGGGCATCGTATTCCTGCCTGGTATTGCGAAAGCTGCGGTAAAACGATTGTTTCCCGCGAAGATTTGACGGTTTGCCCGCATTGCGGCGGCGCTGTCGAGCAGGATCAGGACGTCTTGGATACTTGGTTCAGCTCGGCTCTTTGGCCTTTTTCCACAATGGGCTGGCCGGAAAACACGGCCGAATTGCGTCAGTTTTATCCGACAAGCGTGCTGGTAACAGGCTATGATATAATTTTCTTCTGGGTAGCGCGGATGATTATGATGGGCTTGGAATTCAAGCAGGAAATTCCGTTCCATCATGTCTTCATTCATGGTTTGGTGCGCGACAGTCAGGGTCGCAAGATGTCAAAATCCTTGGGGAACGGCATTGATCCGTTGGAAGTTGTGGAAAAATACGGTGCCGATACCTTGCGCTTCATGTTGATTACAGGCAACACGCCTGGTAATGATATGCGTTTTTATTGGGAGCGGGTGGAAGCCAGCCGCAACTTCGCCAATAAAATTTGGAACGCTTCTCGCTTTGTGCTGATGAACCTGGAAGGCTTTAGCGGCCAGGCGCCGCAAGCAGAACAGCTGACCTTGGCGGATCGCTGGATTCTCAGCCGCTATGACAATGTAGCCAAAGCGGTAACCGATAACTTAGGCCGTTTTGAACTGGGCGAGGCGGCTCGCCTAGTGTACGAATTCCTCTGGGGCGAATACTGCGACTGGTATATCGAAATGGCCAAGCCGCGTTTGTACAATAAAGAAGAATCGGAAAAGCGTGCGGTGGCTCAGTATGTGTTGTGGGAGGTTTTGGAAGGGACCATGCGCCTTTTGCATCCTTTCATGCCTTTTATTACCGAAGAAATCTGGCAGCATCTGCCGCATGAAGGCAGCAGTATTATGAAAGCTTCTTGGCCTTCTTCGCAGGCGGAACGGAGTGACGCTGCGGCAGAAGCGCAGATGAACCTGATCATGGAAGCCGTCAAAGGCATTCGCAACATGCGAGCGGAAATGAATGTACCCCCGGGACGGCGCAGCGAAGTCATTTTGCAGGCAGGCAGCGAAGACGTGCGTAGCGTGCTGCAACAAAATGAAGGCTATTTCCGTCAACTGGCGGCGGCAGAACCTGTAACCTTGCCGGCAGTGGGGGCGGAAAAACCGGAAAACGCTATGGCGACGGTAGTGGCCGGGCTGGAAGTATATTTGCCGCTCAAGGGTTTGATTGACGTAGAAAAAGAAACGGCTCGCCTGTCTAAAGAGCGCGAGGCGTTAACTAAGGAATTGGCCCGCATTAGCGGCAAGCTTGGCAACGAAGGCTTTATGGCTAAAGCGCCGGCGGCGGTGGTTGAAAAAGAACGCGCCAAAGCCCAGGAGTGCGAGGAGAAATTAGGTGCAATCCGCGAACGCATGGACTATTTAGCAACGTTGTAA
- a CDS encoding folylpolyglutamate synthase/dihydrofolate synthase family protein, which produces MTYQESIVYLEGLSRFGIRLGLERMQELVIRLGHPEKKYPTIHITGTNGKGSTTACLAAILQEAGFCTGMYTSPHLERYTERMRIDGLEVEETVFADAIEKTAAAAREMERDGLEHPTQFEVLTAAAFVMFAAMKVDYAVIEVGLGGSLDSTNVINSRVAVITNVTLEHEDRCGSTVREIAEHKAGIIKENARVLTAAQGEALDVIRRRAVGCGAVVQVLGEEWQAQIQSMSLTGITWMLQHPDGSTWPLQAQLLGEHQAYNASLAVMAAMALEETAVKQAAVARGLAKACWPGRFEVLRTQPPLLIDGAHNPAGATVLRHTLDQVFPGRAILFLLGILKDKDIGGITSVLVRAEDRVIAVRPRSERAAEAGDLASYFPPHQVEAVPDWEEGVNWLLQLAEQEPQKVACVAGSLYLLGAVRPLLLQKLQND; this is translated from the coding sequence ATGACCTATCAAGAGTCTATTGTGTACTTAGAAGGCTTGTCGCGTTTTGGCATTCGCCTGGGCTTGGAGCGGATGCAAGAGCTGGTGATTCGGTTGGGACATCCGGAAAAAAAATATCCTACTATTCATATTACCGGCACGAACGGCAAGGGATCTACGACCGCTTGCTTAGCGGCTATTTTGCAGGAAGCCGGTTTTTGTACCGGCATGTATACGTCGCCACATTTGGAACGCTACACAGAGCGCATGCGTATTGACGGCTTGGAAGTGGAAGAGACTGTGTTTGCCGACGCAATTGAAAAAACGGCGGCGGCAGCGCGAGAGATGGAGCGAGACGGCTTGGAGCATCCGACACAGTTTGAGGTGCTGACGGCAGCTGCGTTTGTCATGTTTGCGGCCATGAAAGTGGACTATGCCGTAATAGAAGTAGGACTGGGTGGGAGTCTTGATTCTACGAATGTCATTAACAGCCGCGTAGCTGTAATTACAAACGTGACGTTGGAGCACGAGGATCGCTGCGGGTCTACGGTGCGTGAAATTGCTGAGCACAAGGCTGGTATTATCAAGGAAAACGCTCGGGTGCTGACGGCGGCGCAGGGGGAGGCCCTTGATGTTATCCGGCGTCGGGCAGTTGGCTGCGGTGCTGTGGTGCAGGTACTCGGCGAAGAGTGGCAGGCCCAGATACAGTCTATGTCTTTAACAGGAATTACCTGGATGCTGCAGCATCCAGACGGATCTACTTGGCCGTTACAGGCGCAGCTTTTGGGAGAGCATCAAGCCTACAACGCCTCGTTGGCCGTAATGGCGGCGATGGCGTTAGAAGAAACCGCAGTAAAACAGGCAGCTGTTGCTCGTGGTTTGGCAAAGGCTTGCTGGCCGGGGCGCTTTGAAGTGTTGCGTACCCAGCCGCCGCTGCTGATTGATGGAGCGCACAATCCGGCTGGCGCTACAGTGTTGCGGCACACTTTGGATCAAGTGTTTCCAGGGAGAGCCATCCTGTTTTTGTTAGGTATTTTGAAGGATAAAGACATTGGAGGTATCACCAGCGTTTTAGTGCGGGCGGAAGATCGGGTCATTGCGGTGAGGCCTCGTTCGGAACGCGCAGCAGAAGCTGGTGATTTAGCGAGTTATTTTCCGCCGCACCAAGTAGAAGCGGTACCAGATTGGGAGGAAGGTGTAAACTGGTTGTTGCAATTAGCGGAGCAAGAGCCACAGAAGGTGGCATGTGTAGCCGGTTCGTTATATTTATTGGGAGCAGTGCGCCCTCTTTTGTTGCAAAAACTGCAAAACGATTAA
- a CDS encoding O-antigen ligase family protein, which translates to MNEVFKNGWERRLSFLIEHCIYAVAFFLPLSLDVASVFLIVGALGWAVKSICFCSNRRWRLSLLDWAVGAVTILAALSVLASPDPGFSLYNYTHLMGRYVLLYYLVVCNLHSTEQLHKLVWAVLCSAFFVAVYGLYQYVVGFDISATQWVDGEQFPELKTRVFSTLENPNLLAGYLVMMMALASGIAFAARSWRERSVLLALTALCGLCLVYTYSRGAWLSVAAVVGIYGWLYNRRIFWIFCLLPLGLLVAQDSILVRLTSILNPTDTSSTLRIALWESTIAMIMDNPFSGIGWGAYWMVYPDYDFFINDGHTKIFHAHNMYLNIAAEIGLPGFAAFMTVLYGHWRKARKILQETKDTWVAGLILGVLAALGGLFFNGLTDYVLFNIQLSMLFWLLNSIVIVAAKTVFFSDAGKNRF; encoded by the coding sequence ATGAACGAAGTGTTTAAAAACGGTTGGGAACGGCGGCTCTCTTTTTTGATTGAACACTGCATTTACGCAGTGGCCTTTTTTTTGCCGCTTTCTTTGGATGTCGCGAGTGTGTTCTTGATTGTCGGTGCGTTGGGCTGGGCCGTGAAATCGATATGTTTTTGCAGCAATCGTCGCTGGCGCCTTTCGTTGTTGGATTGGGCGGTAGGTGCTGTCACTATTTTGGCGGCTCTTTCCGTTTTGGCCTCGCCGGATCCTGGATTTAGTCTTTATAATTATACGCATCTAATGGGGCGGTATGTATTGCTGTATTATCTGGTGGTTTGCAATTTGCATTCGACGGAACAATTGCATAAGCTAGTTTGGGCTGTGCTTTGCTCCGCGTTTTTTGTGGCTGTCTATGGCTTGTATCAATATGTTGTTGGTTTTGACATTTCTGCGACGCAATGGGTAGATGGCGAACAGTTTCCAGAACTTAAGACGCGAGTGTTCTCTACGTTGGAAAACCCCAACCTTTTGGCGGGCTATTTGGTTATGATGATGGCGTTAGCCAGCGGCATAGCGTTTGCCGCGCGAAGTTGGAGGGAAAGGAGCGTGCTTTTGGCTCTGACGGCGCTATGTGGTCTTTGTTTGGTCTATACGTATTCGCGTGGCGCTTGGCTGAGCGTGGCGGCGGTTGTCGGCATCTACGGATGGCTGTATAATCGGCGTATTTTTTGGATTTTCTGCTTGTTGCCGCTAGGTCTGCTGGTGGCGCAAGACAGCATTTTGGTGCGCTTGACTTCTATTTTAAATCCAACAGATACTTCTTCTACGTTGCGTATTGCCTTGTGGGAGAGCACGATAGCCATGATTATGGATAATCCTTTTTCCGGCATCGGCTGGGGGGCCTATTGGATGGTCTATCCGGACTATGACTTTTTTATTAATGATGGACATACTAAGATTTTTCATGCTCACAACATGTATTTGAACATTGCCGCAGAAATAGGTCTGCCTGGATTTGCCGCCTTTATGACTGTACTGTATGGGCATTGGCGTAAAGCCAGAAAAATTTTGCAAGAAACGAAGGATACTTGGGTGGCTGGCCTAATCTTGGGTGTACTGGCGGCGCTGGGAGGCTTGTTCTTTAACGGGCTGACTGATTATGTTTTGTTCAATATACAACTGTCTATGCTGTTCTGGCTGTTGAACTCCATAGTTATTGTTGCTGCTAAGACGGTTTTCTTCTCAGATGCAGGCAAAAATAGATTTTGA